Proteins found in one Streptomyces sp. NBC_00461 genomic segment:
- a CDS encoding asparagine synthase-related protein yields the protein MRWLVGWSSTAAVTPGTGSAGATGSDGETVHPVGSQLLWGDPDPLWAVGDWRPDEVRVVNADAQTRIAVLGTCGASDEELRVGLFAARGGALRHLTAWPGSYTAVVKVGRRVTVCGDLAGARPVFYTPWAGGTAYATAALPLADLIEANLDFGHLAALLAAPDVPAALHDSTPYDGVRRIPPGHTLILRAGAREIAGYDPVASLAVAAPSADPDSAVDAVRDALVEAVRARLSAPRHVPGTDIDPGPVPGMGPAERRAARGMPVAGIGADLSGGPASGTLALLAAGLPGMPGTVLGHGTGAGERLLAVTFNDLAVGGREAELERAGSLAANPRLHHVVVTGGEEALPYAELDGPLTDEPGQSLVTAARHRARLASGSADHFTGYGARQVLDAHPARLADLLMDRKRRHLVRPVAALAKADGSVMVPARVYGAARKLARTPYREGLELLAERLLQRRFDEPGGAVGASLAALTWARPGPAARWLTGEALAEVSVRLQASTSRSGVGPGQRPGDYRARAALARHAADLRILEQAAEIRSQRLHAPFLDNQVVRACRVLPEALRVQPGARAAILRTVLEGAGVSDLPPGWGTPSHASAAVAARTGLRVAADSLMSLFGTPLLAEAGLVEARVVRKALRAAAEGEPLPLDGLADIVSLELWLRRLLARRGTCWTGTPARQRAVPGGITPKRGALASGG from the coding sequence ATGCGGTGGTTGGTGGGATGGAGCAGCACCGCCGCGGTGACTCCCGGGACGGGTTCCGCGGGGGCCACCGGAAGCGACGGCGAGACCGTCCACCCGGTGGGTTCCCAACTCCTGTGGGGTGACCCCGATCCGCTCTGGGCGGTCGGTGACTGGCGCCCCGACGAGGTGCGGGTGGTGAACGCCGACGCGCAGACCCGGATAGCGGTCCTGGGCACGTGCGGGGCGTCCGACGAGGAGCTGCGGGTCGGACTGTTCGCCGCGCGCGGAGGCGCACTTCGCCACCTCACGGCCTGGCCGGGCAGCTACACCGCGGTCGTCAAGGTCGGCCGCCGGGTCACCGTCTGCGGCGACCTCGCGGGCGCCCGCCCGGTCTTCTACACCCCCTGGGCGGGCGGCACGGCCTACGCGACGGCGGCCCTCCCCCTCGCCGACCTCATCGAGGCCAATCTCGACTTCGGCCACCTCGCCGCGCTGCTCGCAGCCCCCGACGTACCGGCCGCGCTGCACGACTCCACGCCCTACGACGGCGTACGGCGCATCCCACCTGGGCACACCCTGATCCTGCGCGCCGGAGCGCGCGAGATCGCCGGCTACGACCCCGTCGCCTCCCTCGCGGTGGCGGCGCCCTCGGCCGACCCGGACAGTGCGGTCGACGCGGTGCGCGACGCACTGGTGGAGGCGGTGCGCGCGCGCCTGTCCGCGCCCAGGCACGTCCCGGGGACCGACATAGACCCCGGCCCGGTGCCCGGTATGGGGCCGGCCGAGCGCCGCGCCGCGCGCGGGATGCCGGTCGCGGGCATCGGCGCGGACCTCTCCGGCGGGCCGGCCTCGGGCACGCTCGCCCTGCTCGCCGCCGGGCTGCCCGGCATGCCGGGCACGGTCCTGGGCCACGGCACCGGCGCGGGCGAGCGCCTGCTGGCGGTCACCTTCAACGACCTGGCGGTCGGCGGCCGGGAGGCCGAACTGGAGCGGGCGGGATCGCTCGCCGCCAACCCGCGCCTGCACCACGTGGTGGTGACCGGCGGCGAGGAGGCCCTCCCGTACGCCGAACTGGACGGCCCCCTGACCGACGAACCGGGCCAGTCCCTGGTGACCGCCGCCCGCCACCGCGCCCGCCTCGCCTCGGGCAGCGCGGACCACTTCACGGGCTACGGAGCCCGCCAGGTCCTGGACGCCCATCCGGCCCGCCTGGCCGACCTCCTCATGGACCGCAAACGCCGCCACCTGGTCCGCCCCGTCGCGGCACTCGCGAAGGCCGACGGTTCGGTGATGGTCCCCGCGCGCGTGTACGGCGCGGCCAGGAAGCTGGCGCGGACGCCGTACAGGGAGGGCCTCGAACTGCTCGCCGAACGCCTCCTGCAGCGCCGTTTCGACGAGCCCGGAGGCGCCGTCGGTGCCTCCCTGGCCGCCCTCACCTGGGCCAGACCCGGCCCTGCGGCACGCTGGCTCACCGGTGAGGCCCTCGCTGAAGTATCGGTTCGCCTGCAGGCGTCGACGAGCCGCTCGGGCGTGGGCCCGGGCCAGCGTCCCGGCGACTACCGCGCGCGTGCGGCCCTGGCCCGTCATGCCGCGGACCTCCGCATCCTGGAACAGGCGGCCGAGATCCGCTCCCAGCGCCTGCACGCCCCCTTCCTCGACAACCAGGTCGTACGCGCCTGCCGAGTCCTCCCCGAGGCCCTGCGCGTCCAGCCGGGCGCGCGTGCCGCCATCCTGCGCACCGTCCTGGAGGGCGCGGGCGTGAGCGACCTCCCACCGGGCTGGGGCACCCCCTCCCACGCCTCGGCAGCGGTGGCGGCCCGCACCGGCCTCCGCGTCGCCGCCGACTCCCTGATGTCCCTGTTCGGGACGCCACTGCTGGCGGAGGCGGGCCTGGTGGAGGCACGCGTCGTCCGCAAGGCCCTGCGCGCCGCCGCCGAAGGCGAACCCCTCCCCCTCGACGGCCTGGCGGACATCGTCTCCCTGGAACTCTGGCTACGCCGCCTCCTGGCCCGTCGAGGCACCTGCTGGACGGGCACCCCGGCCCGCCAGAGGGCGGTACCGGGGGGCATCACACCCAAGAGGGGGGCGTTGGCTTCGGGCGGGTGA
- a CDS encoding MFS transporter: MSREQRGPNEKLGTVLALAGISNAGLARRVNDLGAQRGLTLRYDKTSVARWVSKGMVPQGAAPHLIAAAIGQKLGRPVPLHEIGLADADPAPEVGLAFPRDVGQAVKSATELYRLDLAGRRAGSGGIWQSLAGSFAVSAYATPASRWLITPADSSVAREANSAEDSGAPLKVGHSDVQKLREAAEDARRWDSKYGGGDWRSSMVPECLRVEAAPLLLGAYSDEVGRALFGASAELTRLAGWMAFDTGQQEAAQRYYIQALRLARAAADVPLGGYVLASMSLQATYRGFGDEGVDLAQAALERNRGLATARTMSFFRLVEARAHARASDAQAAGAALKAAEGWLERSREGDNDPSWLGFYSYDRFAADAAECYRDLKAPRQVRRFTEQALSKPTEEFVRSHGLRLVVSAVAELESGNLDAACEQGVRAVEVAGRISSARTTEYVKDLLHRLEPYGDEPRVVELRERARPLLMAPA; this comes from the coding sequence ATGTCCAGGGAGCAACGCGGGCCGAACGAAAAACTCGGCACCGTTCTCGCCCTCGCGGGAATCAGCAACGCAGGACTCGCGCGTCGCGTCAACGATCTTGGCGCCCAACGCGGGTTGACTCTTCGCTACGACAAGACGTCGGTGGCGCGCTGGGTGTCGAAGGGCATGGTGCCGCAGGGTGCCGCGCCACATCTCATCGCCGCCGCCATAGGCCAGAAACTCGGCCGTCCGGTGCCGCTCCACGAGATCGGCCTGGCGGACGCGGATCCCGCACCCGAAGTGGGCCTCGCCTTCCCCAGGGACGTCGGCCAGGCGGTGAAGTCGGCGACGGAGCTCTACCGTCTCGACCTCGCCGGGCGCCGGGCCGGCTCCGGTGGCATCTGGCAGTCGCTGGCCGGATCGTTCGCAGTAAGCGCATACGCAACGCCCGCCTCACGATGGCTGATAACACCGGCCGACAGTTCGGTGGCGCGCGAGGCGAACTCCGCCGAGGACTCGGGCGCACCGCTCAAAGTCGGCCACAGCGATGTGCAGAAGCTGCGGGAGGCCGCCGAGGACGCCAGGCGCTGGGACTCCAAGTACGGCGGCGGTGACTGGCGTTCGTCGATGGTTCCCGAGTGCTTACGGGTGGAGGCGGCACCGCTGCTGCTCGGCGCGTACTCGGACGAGGTCGGCCGCGCACTGTTCGGGGCCAGCGCCGAACTGACGCGCCTCGCAGGCTGGATGGCCTTCGACACGGGGCAGCAGGAGGCCGCGCAGCGCTACTACATCCAGGCGCTGCGACTCGCGCGGGCAGCCGCCGATGTGCCCCTGGGGGGCTATGTTCTGGCCTCCATGTCGCTGCAGGCGACCTACCGCGGCTTCGGCGACGAGGGCGTCGACCTCGCGCAGGCCGCACTGGAACGCAACCGGGGCCTGGCGACCGCACGCACGATGAGCTTCTTCCGGCTCGTCGAGGCACGAGCACACGCGCGTGCGAGTGACGCGCAGGCGGCCGGGGCTGCCCTCAAGGCCGCCGAGGGCTGGCTGGAGCGCTCCCGGGAGGGCGACAACGACCCGTCCTGGCTCGGCTTCTACTCCTACGACCGCTTCGCCGCGGACGCCGCGGAGTGCTACCGCGACCTGAAGGCACCGCGCCAGGTGCGCCGCTTCACGGAGCAGGCGCTGTCGAAACCGACGGAGGAGTTCGTACGGTCGCACGGGCTGCGGCTGGTGGTGTCGGCGGTCGCGGAGCTCGAGTCGGGCAATCTCGATGCCGCCTGCGAACAGGGCGTGCGGGCGGTGGAGGTCGCCGGGCGCATCTCGTCGGCGCGCACGACCGAGTACGTCAAGGATCTGCTCCACCGTCTGGAGCCGTACGGAGACGAGCCGCGCGTGGTGGAGCTGCGGGAGCGGGCACGCCCGCTGCTGATGGCCCCCGCCTGA
- the lhgO gene encoding L-2-hydroxyglutarate oxidase: MVQVRPGIAYDCDVLVIGGGIVGLSTAYAITRAAPGTRVTVLEKEPGPARHQTGRNSGVIHSGIYYRPGSLKARYAVRGAAEMVKFCAEYGIAHAVTGKLIVATERQELPRLHALVQRGRENGIPVRELGAAQIAEYEPEVYGLAAIHVGTTGVCDFVGVARQLAEASGAEIRYGARVEQVDRRPELGVAVRTTAGDVVRARVLVNCAGLYCDEVARLTGDDPEMRIVPFRGEYYSLARPELVRGLVYPVPDPAFPFLGVHLTRGIDEDVHIGPNAVPALAREGYGWDVVRPREVAGTLAWPGAWRMARRHWRYGAGELRRSVSKGAFTTAVRRLLPAVTEDDLLPTAAGVRAQAVLRDGSLVDDFLIKEGPRAVHVLNAPSPAATASLPIGREVARRALAVLGPS, from the coding sequence GTGGTGCAGGTGCGGCCGGGGATCGCTTATGACTGCGATGTGCTCGTGATCGGTGGTGGGATCGTCGGGCTGTCCACCGCGTACGCGATCACGCGTGCCGCGCCCGGCACGCGCGTGACCGTGCTGGAGAAGGAACCGGGGCCGGCCCGGCACCAGACGGGGCGCAACAGCGGCGTCATCCACAGCGGGATCTACTACCGGCCCGGGTCCCTCAAGGCCCGGTACGCGGTGCGGGGCGCCGCCGAGATGGTCAAGTTCTGCGCCGAGTACGGCATCGCGCACGCCGTCACCGGCAAGCTGATCGTCGCGACGGAGCGACAGGAGCTGCCGCGCCTGCACGCCCTGGTGCAGCGCGGGCGGGAGAACGGGATTCCGGTGCGGGAGCTGGGCGCCGCCCAGATCGCGGAGTACGAGCCCGAGGTGTACGGGCTCGCGGCCATACACGTCGGGACGACCGGCGTGTGCGACTTCGTGGGGGTCGCCCGGCAGCTGGCGGAGGCGTCGGGGGCGGAGATCCGGTACGGGGCGCGGGTCGAGCAGGTCGACCGGCGCCCGGAGCTCGGGGTCGCCGTCCGGACGACGGCCGGCGACGTCGTACGCGCGCGTGTTCTGGTGAACTGTGCCGGGCTGTACTGCGACGAGGTGGCGCGGCTGACGGGCGACGACCCCGAGATGCGGATCGTGCCGTTCCGCGGGGAGTACTACTCGCTGGCGCGGCCCGAGCTGGTGCGGGGACTGGTGTATCCGGTGCCGGATCCGGCGTTCCCGTTCCTCGGCGTGCATCTCACGCGCGGGATCGACGAGGACGTGCACATTGGTCCCAACGCGGTGCCGGCGCTGGCCCGGGAGGGGTACGGATGGGATGTCGTACGGCCGCGGGAGGTCGCCGGGACGCTGGCCTGGCCCGGCGCCTGGCGCATGGCCCGGCGGCACTGGCGGTACGGGGCGGGCGAGCTGCGCCGGTCGGTGTCCAAGGGAGCGTTCACCACGGCGGTGCGAAGGCTGCTGCCGGCGGTGACGGAGGATGACCTGTTGCCGACGGCGGCGGGGGTCCGGGCGCAGGCGGTGCTGCGGGACGGGTCACTGGTGGACGACTTCCTGATCAAGGAGGGACCGCGGGCCGTCCATGTGCTGAACGCACCCTCACCTGCGGCGACGGCGTCGCTGCCGATCGGCCGGGAGGTGGCGAGAAGGGCGCTGGCCGTGCTCGGCCCGTCCTGA
- the trmB gene encoding tRNA (guanosine(46)-N7)-methyltransferase TrmB, with protein MSDSLHTPESPQPAAAAPASASVPSLAPAPGEHTPHTPGVSLRHTRAKGEPRFPDGPKADPAGSHFERRIRSFQPRRSRVTAGQADALQRLWPKWGLDIDGQQSLDLAELFGNTDRVVLEIGFGMGEATAQMAAADPATNVLAVDVHTPGQGHLLNLADEHGLSNVRVANGDAIILLREMLTPDSLDGLRVYFPDPWPKKRHHKRRLIQPEFLDLAAARIRPGGIVHCATDWEPYAEQMLDVLTAHPGFENTRPDGGFAPRPDFRPLTRFEGQGLEKGHVVNDLLFRRVQHHHQPPTGA; from the coding sequence GTGTCTGACTCCCTCCATACCCCCGAATCCCCACAGCCCGCCGCGGCCGCGCCGGCCTCTGCCTCCGTGCCCTCCCTCGCGCCCGCGCCCGGCGAGCACACGCCGCACACCCCCGGTGTCTCCCTCCGGCACACCCGGGCCAAGGGCGAGCCGCGGTTCCCCGACGGGCCGAAGGCCGATCCGGCCGGCTCGCACTTCGAGCGGCGGATCCGCAGCTTCCAGCCGCGCCGCAGCCGGGTGACCGCAGGACAGGCGGACGCGCTGCAGCGGCTGTGGCCCAAATGGGGGCTGGACATCGACGGCCAGCAGTCGCTCGATCTCGCCGAGCTGTTCGGGAACACCGACCGCGTCGTGCTCGAGATCGGGTTCGGGATGGGCGAGGCCACCGCGCAGATGGCCGCCGCGGATCCGGCCACGAACGTCCTCGCCGTGGACGTGCACACCCCCGGGCAGGGACATCTGCTCAACCTCGCCGACGAGCACGGGCTGTCCAACGTCCGCGTGGCCAACGGGGACGCGATCATCCTGCTGCGCGAGATGCTCACCCCGGACTCACTCGACGGGCTGCGCGTCTACTTCCCCGACCCCTGGCCCAAGAAGCGGCACCACAAGCGACGGCTCATCCAGCCCGAGTTCCTCGACCTCGCCGCGGCCCGGATCAGACCCGGTGGCATCGTGCACTGCGCGACCGACTGGGAGCCGTACGCCGAACAGATGCTCGACGTGCTGACCGCGCACCCGGGGTTCGAGAACACACGTCCCGACGGCGGTTTCGCGCCGCGTCCCGACTTCCGGCCGCTGACCCGTTTCGAGGGCCAGGGTCTGGAGAAGGGACATGTCGTGAACGACCTGCTCTTCCGTCGCGTACAGCATCACCACCAGCCCCCCACCGGCGCCTGA
- a CDS encoding PrsW family intramembrane metalloprotease, whose protein sequence is MATSPPYPTHPPHPGGPAGGALRHAHWWQRGWVRYGALSTLLALSGLVILALVREQTGTEGFLVGLGLAVLPVPLLIAAFRWLDRVAPGPWRNLLFAFAWGACAAALIAIVANSFATKWIATATADPSSADTLGATVIAPIVEESAKAAAVLLVFLFRRRDFTGIVDGVVIAGVTATGFAFTENILYLGTAFGTDQLTGDRGIASVTAATFFVRIVMSPFAHPLFTVLTGIGFGIAALSAERQHLRRVLVPLSGLLLAMSMHAIWNGSSTFGEYGFFAVYAAFMVPAFGLLTWLVIWTRQRELRTVREELPAYAVAGWLTPAEPYALGSMRARRLARDYAAHHLGRPAARTVAQYEAHATSLAFLRHRGRRGRAGADFVVREQELLHQLWLRREVARPALDYAARVTAPPVPVAAAPWAMYGVYGYPAMPNSAYNPYQT, encoded by the coding sequence GTGGCCACCAGTCCCCCGTATCCGACGCATCCGCCGCACCCCGGTGGCCCCGCCGGCGGTGCGCTCAGGCATGCGCACTGGTGGCAGCGCGGATGGGTGCGGTACGGCGCCCTCAGCACCCTGCTCGCGCTCTCCGGGCTGGTCATCCTGGCCCTGGTGCGTGAACAGACCGGCACCGAAGGGTTCCTGGTGGGACTCGGGCTGGCCGTCCTGCCCGTCCCCCTCCTCATAGCCGCCTTCCGCTGGCTCGACCGCGTCGCCCCGGGCCCCTGGCGCAATCTGCTGTTCGCCTTCGCCTGGGGGGCCTGCGCCGCGGCGCTGATAGCGATCGTCGCCAACAGCTTCGCCACGAAGTGGATAGCGACCGCGACCGCCGATCCGTCCAGCGCGGACACCCTCGGCGCCACCGTCATAGCGCCCATCGTCGAGGAGTCCGCGAAGGCCGCCGCCGTCCTCCTGGTCTTCCTCTTCCGCAGACGGGACTTCACCGGGATCGTCGACGGCGTCGTCATAGCCGGCGTCACCGCCACCGGCTTCGCGTTCACCGAGAACATCCTCTACCTGGGCACCGCCTTCGGTACCGACCAGCTCACCGGCGACCGCGGCATCGCCTCCGTCACCGCGGCGACGTTCTTCGTGCGGATCGTCATGTCCCCGTTCGCGCACCCGCTCTTCACCGTCCTCACCGGCATCGGCTTCGGCATCGCCGCGCTCTCGGCGGAGCGCCAGCACCTGCGGCGCGTCCTCGTCCCGCTCTCCGGCCTGCTGCTCGCGATGAGCATGCACGCGATCTGGAACGGCTCGTCGACGTTCGGCGAGTACGGGTTCTTCGCCGTCTACGCCGCCTTCATGGTCCCCGCGTTCGGCCTGCTGACCTGGCTGGTCATCTGGACGCGCCAGCGCGAACTGCGCACTGTGCGCGAGGAACTGCCGGCCTACGCCGTCGCCGGCTGGCTCACCCCCGCCGAGCCGTACGCCCTCGGCTCGATGCGGGCGCGCCGGCTGGCCCGCGACTACGCCGCCCACCACCTCGGCAGGCCCGCGGCCCGCACGGTCGCGCAGTACGAGGCACACGCGACCTCCCTGGCGTTCCTGCGGCACCGGGGGCGCCGTGGCCGCGCGGGCGCCGACTTCGTCGTCAGGGAGCAGGAGTTGCTGCACCAGCTGTGGCTACGGCGTGAGGTGGCCCGCCCGGCCCTGGACTACGCGGCGCGGGTGACAGCGCCTCCGGTGCCGGTGGCGGCGGCGCCCTGGGCGATGTACGGGGTGTACGGGTACCCGGCGATGCCGAATTCCGCGTACAACCCGTACCAGACGTAG
- a CDS encoding aldo/keto reductase, with product MTSLRKLGSSGLEVFPLSLGGNVFGWTADEATSFAVLDAYAAAGGNFVDTADSYSAWVDGNKGGESETIIGKWVRARGNRDDIVIATKVSQHPEFPGLTAANIKAAADASLSRLGTDHIDLYYTHFDKPEVPVEEIIGALDELVKAGKVRHIAASNITPERLRASLEFSDREGLAKYVAVQPHYNLVSRDTYEGELQDVAARYGLAAVPYFALASGFLTGKYRPGTTVESARAGAGKHLDTERGRRVLAALDEIADAHGAPVATVALAWLAARPTVIAPIASARTVEQLPALLGVGELTLTEAEIGRLTEASA from the coding sequence ATGACTTCTCTTCGCAAGCTCGGCTCCTCCGGCCTGGAGGTCTTTCCCCTCTCCCTCGGCGGCAACGTCTTCGGCTGGACCGCCGACGAGGCCACGTCCTTCGCCGTGCTCGACGCCTACGCGGCCGCGGGCGGCAACTTCGTCGACACCGCCGACTCCTATTCGGCGTGGGTCGACGGCAACAAGGGCGGCGAGTCCGAGACGATCATCGGCAAGTGGGTCAGGGCGCGCGGTAACCGCGACGACATCGTCATCGCGACCAAGGTCAGCCAGCACCCCGAGTTCCCGGGCCTGACGGCCGCCAACATCAAGGCCGCCGCGGACGCCTCCCTGAGCCGCCTCGGCACCGACCACATCGATCTGTACTACACGCACTTCGACAAGCCGGAGGTGCCGGTCGAGGAGATCATCGGCGCGCTCGACGAACTGGTGAAGGCGGGCAAGGTGCGGCACATCGCCGCGTCCAACATCACTCCCGAGCGGCTCCGTGCGTCCCTGGAATTCTCCGACCGCGAGGGCCTGGCCAAGTACGTGGCCGTCCAGCCCCACTACAACCTGGTCTCGCGCGACACGTACGAGGGCGAGCTCCAGGACGTCGCCGCGCGGTACGGCCTGGCCGCCGTCCCGTACTTCGCCCTTGCCTCGGGCTTCCTCACCGGCAAGTACCGGCCCGGTACGACGGTCGAGAGCGCCCGCGCGGGCGCCGGCAAGCACCTGGACACGGAACGCGGCCGCAGGGTCCTGGCGGCCCTCGACGAGATCGCCGACGCTCACGGGGCCCCGGTGGCGACGGTCGCCCTGGCCTGGCTCGCGGCCCGGCCGACGGTCATCGCGCCGATCGCGTCCGCGCGGACGGTGGAGCAGCTGCCGGCCCTGCTGGGGGTGGGGGAGCTGACGCTCACCGAGGCCGAGATCGGGCGTCTGACCGAGGCGTCGGCCTGA
- a CDS encoding M23 family metallopeptidase, producing MASNPPAPAAPFVPSTEPFGFAGPRTDEGPWEEWNPTEDSLRPIRGRHRVSKQRGGGLARSSTVLGVGVIAAVGAGGMASANTGKPPVSISMPDLPSVGGVFGGSSHAAKGSATALSTVGVSSDDTAQGAADAGEALRNRIMAQAESQQVQVEGKAQSATEAVFAKQVDDAAAQAEKAAAVKAQAAKEKAEAEAKKKAEAARLAELAKQFKLPVVSYTITGTFGQAGSMWSSGYHTGLDFAAPTGTLIKAVHGGTVTEAGWAGSYGYRTIITLDDGTELWFCHQSSISVSVGQKVGTGDVIGRVGATGNVTGPHLHLEVHPDGQATGIDPMTWLRSKGLNP from the coding sequence GTGGCGTCCAACCCGCCTGCCCCGGCAGCGCCGTTCGTGCCGAGCACCGAGCCATTCGGCTTCGCCGGCCCCCGCACCGACGAGGGCCCGTGGGAGGAGTGGAACCCCACCGAGGACTCCCTCCGCCCGATACGCGGCCGGCACCGTGTCTCCAAGCAGCGCGGCGGGGGACTCGCCCGCAGCTCCACGGTTCTCGGCGTCGGTGTCATAGCCGCCGTAGGCGCGGGCGGCATGGCCAGCGCCAACACCGGCAAGCCCCCGGTGTCCATCTCCATGCCCGATCTGCCCTCCGTGGGCGGCGTGTTCGGAGGCTCCTCGCACGCTGCCAAGGGCTCCGCCACCGCCCTCAGCACCGTCGGCGTCAGCTCCGACGACACCGCGCAGGGCGCCGCGGACGCCGGTGAGGCGCTGCGCAACCGCATCATGGCCCAGGCCGAGAGCCAGCAGGTCCAGGTCGAAGGCAAGGCCCAGTCGGCCACCGAGGCCGTCTTCGCCAAGCAGGTCGACGACGCCGCCGCCCAGGCGGAGAAGGCGGCCGCGGTCAAGGCGCAGGCCGCGAAGGAGAAGGCCGAGGCGGAGGCCAAGAAGAAGGCCGAGGCCGCCAGACTCGCCGAACTGGCCAAGCAGTTCAAGCTGCCGGTCGTGTCGTACACGATCACCGGCACGTTCGGACAGGCCGGCTCCATGTGGTCCTCCGGCTACCACACGGGTCTCGACTTCGCCGCCCCCACGGGCACGCTCATCAAGGCCGTCCACGGCGGCACCGTCACGGAGGCCGGCTGGGCGGGATCGTACGGCTACCGCACGATCATCACGCTCGACGACGGTACGGAACTCTGGTTCTGCCACCAGTCGTCGATCAGCGTGAGCGTGGGCCAGAAGGTCGGCACGGGCGATGTGATCGGGCGTGTCGGCGCCACCGGCAACGTGACCGGTCCGCACCTGCATCTTGAGGTCCACCCGGACGGGCAGGCCACCGGCATCGACCCGATGACGTGGCTGCGCAGCAAGGGCCTCAACCCCTGA
- a CDS encoding dihydrofolate reductase family protein, whose protein sequence is MPYPYVLLSAAVSLDGYLDDTGPERLLLSSPADFDRVDEVRASVDSILVGAGTIRADNPRLLVNSPERRAARVAAGKPEYPLKVTVSGSGDLDPDAKFWHTGGEKLVFTTDKGAGRARSLGLAADVAPLGPDLDWRRLLEHLHDARGVRRLMVEGGGTIHTQLLQQGLADELQLVLAPLFVGDPDAPRLFGPGAYQGGRLRLTETRRIEDVVLMRYEPTAPGTGPLPAAADRHWLALACELAAQCPPSRTAFSVGAVIVAADGTELARGHSREAGDPVVHAEEAALAKLDPADPRLAAATVYSSLEPCAHRASRPRPCARLILDAGVRRVVTAWREPDTFVTEADGSGLLASRGVEVVVLPEYEEQAKAPNRHLSGP, encoded by the coding sequence ATGCCGTACCCCTACGTCCTGCTGTCCGCCGCCGTCTCCCTCGACGGCTACCTCGACGACACCGGCCCCGAACGCCTCCTGCTCTCCTCCCCGGCCGACTTCGACCGCGTGGACGAGGTGCGGGCGTCCGTCGACTCGATCCTCGTCGGCGCCGGCACGATCCGCGCCGACAACCCGCGGCTGCTGGTCAACTCGCCCGAGCGCCGGGCCGCCCGGGTCGCGGCGGGGAAGCCGGAGTACCCCCTCAAGGTCACCGTCAGCGGTTCCGGCGACCTGGACCCGGACGCCAAGTTCTGGCACACGGGCGGCGAGAAGCTCGTCTTCACGACCGACAAGGGCGCCGGGCGGGCCCGCTCACTCGGCCTCGCCGCCGACGTCGCCCCGCTCGGCCCCGACCTCGACTGGCGGCGGCTCCTGGAGCATCTGCACGATGCGCGCGGCGTACGGCGCCTGATGGTCGAGGGCGGCGGCACGATCCACACCCAGCTCCTGCAGCAGGGCCTCGCCGACGAACTCCAGCTCGTCCTCGCCCCCCTCTTCGTGGGCGACCCGGACGCGCCCCGCCTCTTCGGCCCCGGCGCCTACCAGGGTGGCCGCCTGCGCCTGACGGAGACCCGGCGGATCGAGGACGTCGTCCTCATGCGCTACGAGCCCACGGCCCCCGGCACCGGCCCGCTCCCGGCCGCCGCCGACCGCCACTGGCTGGCCCTCGCCTGCGAGCTGGCGGCGCAGTGCCCGCCCTCCCGCACGGCCTTCAGCGTGGGCGCGGTGATCGTCGCCGCCGACGGCACGGAGCTGGCCCGCGGTCACTCGCGCGAGGCCGGCGACCCGGTCGTGCACGCCGAGGAGGCGGCCCTGGCCAAGCTCGACCCGGCCGATCCGAGACTCGCGGCGGCGACGGTGTACAGCAGCCTGGAGCCCTGCGCCCACCGCGCCTCCCGGCCCAGGCCGTGCGCGCGACTGATCCTCGACGCGGGAGTACGTCGGGTGGTCACGGCGTGGCGGGAGCCGGACACGTTCGTCACGGAGGCGGACGGGAGCGGGCTGCTGGCGTCGCGGGGCGTCGAGGTCGTCGTACTGCCGGAGTACGAGGAGCAGGCCAAGGCGCCGAACAGGCATCTGTCGGGGCCGTGA
- a CDS encoding MarR family winged helix-turn-helix transcriptional regulator: MTTRWLTSKEQRAWRAYIAAAHLLEDAIDRQLQQDAGMPHLYYSILANLSEVPERRLRMTDLAERTKITRSRLTYAVSRLEKDGLVRRENCKWDKRGSIAALTDEGMAVLERTAPGHVETVRASLFEHLTEEQVEQVEEIFSGIARALDEGGSRPTPDEVPWRRRSSPPCS, encoded by the coding sequence ATGACGACTCGCTGGCTCACCTCCAAGGAGCAGCGCGCCTGGCGCGCGTACATCGCCGCTGCGCACCTCCTGGAGGACGCGATCGACCGGCAGCTCCAGCAGGACGCCGGCATGCCGCACCTGTACTACTCCATCCTGGCCAATCTCTCCGAGGTACCCGAGCGGCGGCTGCGGATGACCGATCTCGCCGAGCGGACGAAGATCACCCGAAGTCGGCTGACGTACGCCGTGTCCCGGCTGGAGAAGGACGGTCTGGTCCGGCGCGAGAACTGCAAGTGGGACAAGCGGGGGAGCATCGCCGCGCTCACCGACGAGGGCATGGCGGTACTGGAACGGACGGCGCCCGGCCACGTCGAGACCGTGCGCGCCTCGCTCTTCGAGCACCTCACCGAGGAGCAGGTGGAACAGGTGGAGGAGATCTTCTCGGGGATCGCGCGGGCTCTCGACGAGGGGGGCAGCCGGCCCACACCCGACGAGGTGCCGTGGCGGCGGCGGTCGTCGCCGCCCTGTTCGTGA